One window of the Klebsiella oxytoca genome contains the following:
- the mrcB gene encoding bifunctional glycosyl transferase/transpeptidase translates to MAGDDREPIGRKGRPSRPAKQKVTRRRVREEDYDDDYDDDDYEDERPMPRKGKGKGGKPPRRKRTWLWLLIKIGIVCAVLIAAYGVYLDQKIRSRIDGKVWDLPAAVYGRMVNLEPDMQISKNEMVRLLNATQYRQVSAMTRPGEYTVQANSIEMIRRPFDFPDSKEGQVRARLSFDGDRLDTIENMDNNRQFGFFRLDPRLITMLQSANGEQRLFVKRNGFPDLLVDTLLATEDRHFYEHDGISLYSIGRAVLANLTAGRTVQGASTLTQQLVKNLFLSSERSYWRKINEAYMALIVDARYSKDRILELYMNEVYLGQSGDNEIRGFPLASLYYFGRPVEELSLDQQALLVGMVKGASVYNPWRNPKLALERRNLVLRLLQQQQVIDQELYDMLSARPLGVQPRGGVISPQPAFMQMVRQELQAKMGDKVKDLSGVKIFTTFDSVAQDAAEKAAIEGIPALKKQRKLPDLETAMVVVDRFTGEVRAMVGGAEPQFAGYNRAMQARRSIGSLAKPATYLTALSQPNLYRLNTWIADAPISIRLSNGQTWSPQNDDRRYSESGKVMLVDALTRSMNVPTVNLGMALGLPAVVDTWTKLGAPKNQLNAVPSMLLGALNLTPIEVAQAFQTIASGGNRAPLSALRSVIAEDGTVLYQSYPQAERAVPAQAAYMTLWTMQQVVQRGTGRQLGAKYPGLHLAGKTGTTNNNVDTWFAGIDGGQVTITWVGRDNNQPTKLYGASGAMSIYQRYLANQTPTPLVLTAPEDVVDMGVDGSGNFVCSGGMRSLPVWTTSPDALCRQGEQIQQQQLQQQQANNPFNQSGQQQPQQNQQQQPPKQEKSDGVAGWIKDMFGGN, encoded by the coding sequence ATGGCGGGAGATGACCGCGAGCCGATCGGACGTAAGGGGAGACCCTCACGCCCGGCAAAACAAAAGGTAACTCGCCGTCGGGTTCGGGAAGAGGACTACGACGACGATTACGATGATGATGACTATGAGGATGAAAGACCGATGCCGAGGAAAGGAAAAGGCAAAGGCGGTAAGCCCCCTCGTCGTAAACGCACCTGGCTGTGGCTGCTGATTAAAATTGGCATCGTCTGCGCGGTACTGATTGCCGCCTACGGCGTCTACCTCGATCAGAAAATCCGCAGCCGCATTGACGGTAAAGTCTGGGATCTGCCCGCCGCGGTATATGGCCGGATGGTCAACCTTGAGCCGGATATGCAGATCAGCAAAAACGAAATGGTGCGCCTGCTTAATGCAACCCAGTATCGCCAGGTGAGCGCGATGACGCGCCCGGGTGAATACACGGTACAGGCTAACAGTATCGAGATGATCCGCCGACCGTTCGATTTCCCGGACAGTAAAGAAGGGCAGGTGCGCGCGCGCCTGAGCTTTGATGGCGACCGTCTGGACACTATCGAGAATATGGATAACAACCGCCAGTTCGGTTTCTTCCGCCTCGATCCGCGCCTGATCACCATGCTGCAATCGGCCAACGGCGAACAGCGTCTGTTTGTTAAGCGCAACGGCTTCCCGGATCTGCTGGTCGATACGCTGCTGGCGACCGAAGACCGTCATTTCTACGAGCATGACGGGATCAGCCTTTACTCGATTGGTCGCGCGGTGCTGGCTAACCTGACCGCCGGTCGGACGGTGCAGGGGGCGAGTACGTTGACCCAGCAGCTGGTGAAGAACCTGTTCCTCTCCAGCGAACGTTCGTACTGGCGTAAGATTAATGAAGCCTATATGGCGCTAATCGTTGATGCCCGCTACAGCAAGGATCGTATCCTTGAGCTGTATATGAACGAAGTGTACCTCGGTCAGAGCGGCGATAACGAGATCCGCGGCTTCCCGCTGGCGAGCCTCTATTACTTTGGTCGCCCGGTAGAAGAGCTGAGCCTCGATCAACAGGCGCTGCTGGTGGGGATGGTAAAAGGCGCGTCGGTTTACAACCCGTGGCGTAACCCGAAGCTGGCGCTGGAGCGACGCAACCTCGTGCTGCGTCTTCTGCAGCAGCAGCAGGTTATCGATCAGGAGCTGTATGACATGCTGAGCGCCCGTCCGCTGGGCGTACAGCCGCGCGGCGGGGTCATCTCTCCGCAGCCTGCGTTTATGCAGATGGTGCGCCAGGAGCTGCAGGCGAAGATGGGCGACAAAGTGAAAGATCTCTCCGGCGTGAAGATCTTTACCACCTTCGACTCTGTCGCGCAGGACGCGGCGGAAAAAGCGGCGATAGAGGGTATTCCGGCGCTGAAGAAACAGCGTAAGCTGCCGGATCTGGAAACCGCAATGGTGGTGGTCGACCGCTTTACCGGCGAGGTGCGGGCGATGGTCGGCGGGGCGGAGCCGCAGTTTGCCGGCTATAACCGTGCGATGCAGGCGCGCCGCTCGATTGGTTCACTGGCAAAACCGGCGACCTATCTGACCGCGCTCAGTCAGCCGAATCTGTATCGACTCAATACCTGGATTGCCGATGCGCCAATTTCGATTCGCCTGTCCAACGGCCAGACCTGGTCGCCGCAGAACGACGATCGTCGCTATAGCGAGAGCGGAAAGGTGATGCTGGTTGACGCGCTGACGCGTTCAATGAACGTGCCGACGGTGAACCTCGGAATGGCGCTGGGCCTGCCGGCGGTAGTCGATACCTGGACGAAGCTGGGCGCGCCGAAGAATCAGCTAAATGCGGTTCCGTCTATGCTGCTGGGTGCGCTGAACCTGACGCCGATTGAAGTGGCGCAGGCGTTCCAGACCATTGCCAGCGGAGGGAACCGCGCGCCGCTGTCAGCGCTGCGTTCCGTTATTGCTGAAGATGGTACGGTGCTGTATCAGAGCTATCCGCAGGCGGAACGCGCGGTTCCGGCCCAGGCGGCTTATATGACGCTATGGACCATGCAGCAGGTGGTACAGCGCGGTACCGGCCGTCAGCTGGGCGCGAAGTATCCGGGTCTGCATCTGGCGGGTAAAACCGGGACTACCAACAACAACGTTGATACCTGGTTTGCCGGCATTGACGGCGGTCAGGTGACTATTACCTGGGTGGGCCGTGATAATAACCAGCCGACTAAGCTGTACGGCGCCAGCGGAGCGATGTCGATCTATCAGCGCTACCTGGCTAACCAGACGCCAACGCCGTTGGTGCTGACCGCACCGGAAGATGTGGTGGATATGGGCGTCGATGGCAGCGGTAACTTTGTCTGCAGCGGCGGAATGCGCTCGCTTCCGGTATGGACGACCTCGCCGGACGCGCTGTGTCGTCAGGGCGAGCAAATTCAACAGCAGCAGCTTCAGCAGCAGCAGGCGAATAATCCGTTCAATCAATCCGGGCAGCAGCAGCCGCAGCAGAATCAGCAGCAGCAACCGCCGAAGCAGGAGAAGAGCGATGGCGTAGCGGGCTGGATTAAGGATATGTTCGGCGGTAACTAA
- the fhuA gene encoding ferrichrome porin FhuA: MARPKTAQPNHSLRKIAAVVATAVSGMSVYAQAAVEPKEETITVTAAPAPQESAWGPAATVAAKHSATATKTDTPIEKTPQSISVVTRQEMEMKQPTTVKEALSYTPGVFSTRGSSTTYDVVTIRGFTTSTTVNTNQYLDGMKLQGNNYSEVSMDPYFLERVEVMRGPTSVLYGNSNPGGIVSMVSKRPTAEPLKEIQFKMGTDNLWQTGFDFSDAIDDDGVWSYRLTGLGRSQDSQQQMAKSTRYAVAPSFSWRPDDKTDFTFLSNFQSDPNAGYYGWLPREGTVVPYYDANGKAHKLPTDFNEGESNNKMARRQQMVGYSFSHQFDDTFTVRQNLRYADVHTLYRSVYGNGYSAPGKINRAYVRSDENLNTFTVDTQLQSDFATGAVGHTLLTGVDYSRMRNDVNADYGTASAIDMQNPQYGNPNVSVYFPYSVLNRMEQTGLYAQDQMEWDKWVMTLGGRYDYAMASTLTRPANTLAKNHDQQFTWRGGINYLFDNGISPYFSYSQSFEPVSGSSLDGKPFDASHGEQYEAGVKYVPKDMPVVLTAAVYQLTKDKNLTADPNNSSFSIQTGEIRSRGIELEAKAAVNANINVTASYTYTDAEYQHDTTFNGKRPAEVPRNMASLWADYTFHETALSGLTVGAGARYVGSTVSYYKNDTSTGKKDDSFNVAGYALMDATVKYDLARFGLPGSSIGVNVNNLFDREYVSSCYSEYACYWGAERQVVATATFRF, encoded by the coding sequence ATGGCGCGTCCAAAAACTGCTCAGCCAAATCACTCGCTGCGTAAAATCGCAGCGGTAGTAGCCACGGCGGTTAGCGGCATGTCTGTTTATGCACAGGCGGCAGTTGAACCGAAAGAAGAAACCATCACCGTAACCGCCGCTCCGGCACCGCAGGAAAGCGCGTGGGGACCGGCGGCGACCGTTGCGGCGAAGCATTCGGCTACTGCCACAAAAACTGATACACCCATCGAAAAAACGCCGCAGTCTATTTCCGTGGTAACCCGCCAGGAAATGGAGATGAAGCAGCCGACGACGGTCAAAGAAGCGTTGTCCTATACGCCAGGCGTCTTCTCTACCCGCGGCAGCTCAACCACCTATGATGTAGTGACTATTCGTGGTTTCACCACGTCAACGACGGTGAATACCAACCAGTATCTGGATGGGATGAAGCTGCAGGGCAACAACTATTCCGAAGTATCGATGGACCCTTATTTCCTCGAACGTGTGGAAGTGATGCGCGGGCCAACGTCGGTGCTGTACGGCAACAGCAACCCTGGCGGTATCGTCAGTATGGTCAGCAAGCGTCCGACCGCTGAACCGCTGAAAGAAATTCAGTTTAAAATGGGTACAGATAACCTGTGGCAGACGGGATTTGATTTCAGCGATGCCATTGATGATGACGGCGTGTGGTCCTATCGCCTCACCGGTTTAGGCCGCAGCCAGGACTCCCAGCAGCAAATGGCGAAGTCTACCCGTTACGCGGTCGCACCATCCTTCAGCTGGCGTCCGGATGACAAAACGGACTTCACTTTCCTGAGCAATTTCCAGAGCGATCCGAATGCCGGATATTACGGCTGGCTGCCGCGTGAAGGGACGGTGGTGCCGTATTACGACGCCAACGGCAAGGCGCATAAGCTGCCGACTGACTTCAACGAGGGTGAATCGAATAACAAGATGGCCCGCCGTCAGCAGATGGTTGGCTACAGCTTCTCGCATCAGTTTGATGACACTTTTACCGTGCGTCAGAACCTGCGTTACGCCGACGTTCATACCCTGTATCGCTCGGTCTACGGCAACGGTTATTCTGCCCCGGGAAAAATCAACCGTGCCTATGTTCGCTCTGATGAGAACCTCAATACGTTTACCGTTGATACCCAGCTGCAGTCTGATTTCGCTACCGGCGCGGTAGGGCATACCCTGTTAACCGGCGTCGATTATTCGCGCATGCGCAACGATGTTAACGCGGATTATGGGACGGCTTCCGCGATTGACATGCAGAACCCGCAGTATGGCAATCCAAACGTGAGCGTTTACTTCCCCTATTCAGTGCTGAACCGTATGGAGCAGACCGGCCTGTATGCGCAGGATCAGATGGAGTGGGATAAGTGGGTGATGACGCTGGGAGGCCGCTATGATTATGCGATGGCTTCAACCCTGACGCGCCCTGCGAATACTCTCGCCAAAAATCACGATCAGCAGTTCACCTGGCGCGGCGGCATTAACTATCTGTTTGATAACGGTATCTCGCCATACTTCAGCTATAGCCAGTCTTTTGAGCCGGTTTCCGGATCGTCGCTGGACGGAAAACCCTTCGATGCTTCCCACGGCGAGCAGTATGAAGCCGGCGTGAAGTACGTACCGAAGGATATGCCGGTGGTGCTGACTGCTGCGGTATACCAGCTGACTAAAGATAAAAATCTGACGGCGGATCCTAATAATTCCTCATTCAGTATCCAGACCGGCGAGATCCGCTCTCGCGGTATTGAGCTGGAGGCGAAAGCGGCGGTTAACGCCAATATCAACGTGACGGCTTCTTATACCTACACCGATGCTGAGTACCAGCACGACACCACCTTTAACGGTAAGCGTCCGGCGGAAGTCCCGCGCAATATGGCCTCGCTGTGGGCAGATTACACCTTCCACGAAACCGCGCTTAGCGGCCTGACGGTGGGGGCCGGTGCGCGCTATGTTGGTTCAACGGTCAGCTATTACAAAAACGATACTTCGACGGGGAAAAAAGACGACTCCTTCAACGTCGCAGGCTATGCGTTAATGGATGCTACCGTGAAATATGATTTAGCGCGCTTTGGGCTGCCTGGATCGTCGATCGGGGTCAACGTCAACAATCTGTTCGATCGCGAATACGTTTCCAGCTGCTACAGCGAATACGCATGCTACTGGGGCGCTGAGCGCCAGGTTGTGGCGACCGCGACTTTCCGTTTCTAA
- the fhuC gene encoding Fe3+-hydroxamate ABC transporter ATP-binding protein FhuC, with the protein MQENTPHSDTTFSLDRVTFRVPGRTLLHPLSLTFPAGKVTGLIGHNGSGKSTLLKMLGRHQPPSEGDVLLDGQPLDSWGSKAFARKVAYLPQQLPPAEGMTVRELVAIGRYPWHGALGRFGAADREKVEEAIALVGLKPLAHRLVDSLSGGERQRAWIAMLVAQDSRCLLLDEPTSALDIAHQVDVLALVHRLSQQRGLTVIAVLHDINMAARYCDYLVALRGGEMIAQGTPAELMRSETLEQIYGIPMGILPHPAGAAPVSFVY; encoded by the coding sequence ATGCAGGAAAACACTCCGCACTCCGACACGACGTTTTCGCTGGACCGCGTGACCTTTCGCGTGCCCGGCCGTACGCTGCTGCATCCTCTCTCATTAACCTTCCCGGCGGGAAAAGTGACTGGCCTGATTGGCCATAACGGCTCTGGTAAATCAACGCTGCTGAAAATGCTGGGCCGCCATCAGCCGCCCTCGGAAGGGGATGTGTTACTCGACGGTCAGCCGCTCGACAGCTGGGGCAGCAAAGCGTTTGCCCGCAAAGTCGCCTACCTGCCGCAGCAGCTGCCGCCGGCAGAGGGCATGACGGTGCGCGAACTGGTGGCTATCGGCCGCTACCCGTGGCACGGGGCGCTGGGGCGTTTTGGCGCGGCGGATCGGGAGAAAGTGGAAGAGGCAATTGCGCTGGTCGGGCTAAAACCGCTGGCCCACCGGCTGGTGGACAGCCTCTCCGGCGGTGAACGCCAGCGCGCGTGGATTGCCATGCTGGTAGCCCAGGATAGCCGCTGCCTGCTGCTTGATGAACCGACCTCGGCGCTGGATATCGCCCACCAGGTGGATGTGCTGGCGCTGGTGCATCGCCTCAGCCAGCAGCGTGGGCTGACGGTAATTGCCGTCCTGCACGATATTAATATGGCTGCCCGCTACTGCGACTATCTGGTTGCGTTGCGCGGCGGTGAAATGATCGCTCAGGGAACGCCCGCGGAGCTGATGCGCAGCGAAACCCTGGAACAAATTTACGGCATCCCGATGGGGATCCTGCCGCATCCGGCTGGCGCAGCGCCGGTAAGTTTTGTCTATTGA
- the fhuD gene encoding Fe(3+)-hydroxamate ABC transporter substrate-binding protein FhuD, with protein sequence MENLTLITRRRLLAAMALSPLLWHTRGVRAAEVDPQRIVALEWLPVELLLALGVTPYGVADIPNYRLWVNEPALPDSVIDVGLRTEPNLELLTQMKPSFLVWSAGYGPSAEKLARIAPGRGFTFSDGKRPLMMAQQSLNEMAELIGRQQEAKRHLTEFDALMEILRPRFAHRGDRPLLMITLLDTRHVLVFAQNSLFQEVLDRFTINNAWQGETTFWGSVTVGIDRLAAYKDADVICFDHGNAREMAQLMATPLWQAMPFVREGRFQRVPAVWFYGATLSAMHFARVLADAQGGTA encoded by the coding sequence ATGGAAAACCTCACGTTAATCACGCGGCGGCGCCTGCTGGCCGCGATGGCGCTGTCGCCGCTGCTGTGGCATACGCGCGGCGTGCGGGCGGCGGAAGTTGATCCGCAGCGTATTGTCGCTCTCGAATGGCTGCCGGTAGAGCTGCTGCTGGCGCTGGGCGTCACGCCCTACGGCGTGGCCGATATTCCTAACTACAGGCTGTGGGTTAATGAACCGGCGCTACCTGATTCGGTGATTGATGTCGGTCTGCGCACCGAGCCCAATCTGGAGCTGCTGACGCAGATGAAGCCGTCATTTCTTGTCTGGTCGGCGGGATACGGCCCGTCGGCTGAAAAGCTGGCGCGCATTGCGCCCGGGCGAGGATTCACTTTTAGCGACGGTAAGCGTCCGCTGATGATGGCCCAGCAGTCGCTTAACGAAATGGCTGAGCTGATCGGCAGGCAGCAGGAAGCGAAGCGCCATCTGACGGAGTTTGACGCGCTGATGGAGATCCTGCGCCCGCGTTTTGCCCACCGCGGCGATCGACCGCTGCTGATGATTACTCTGCTTGATACCCGCCACGTGCTGGTTTTTGCGCAAAACAGCCTGTTCCAGGAAGTACTCGACCGCTTTACCATCAACAATGCCTGGCAGGGGGAAACTACCTTCTGGGGCAGCGTCACCGTTGGCATCGACCGACTGGCGGCATATAAAGACGCCGACGTGATCTGCTTCGACCACGGCAATGCGCGGGAGATGGCTCAGCTCATGGCGACGCCGCTGTGGCAAGCGATGCCGTTTGTTCGCGAGGGGCGTTTTCAGCGCGTGCCGGCGGTGTGGTTCTATGGCGCGACGCTATCGGCGATGCATTTTGCCCGCGTGCTGGCCGACGCTCAGGGAGGTACGGCGTGA
- the fhuB gene encoding Fe(3+)-hydroxamate ABC transporter permease FhuB has protein sequence MRSRISPLAASLLLILFFAAFALTLINLNVALPRSEWGQALWQPNIDNIAQMLFHYSLLPRLAISLLVGAGLGLVGVLFQQVLRNPLAEPTTLGVATGAQLGMTVTTLWAIPGVLASQFAALAGACLVGALVFGVSWGKRLSPVTLILAGLVVSLYCGALNQLMAIFHHDQLQSMFLWSTGTLTQTDWSVAQRLWPQLLGGAILTLLLLRPLTLMGLDDGVARNLGLALSLARLGALTLAIVISALLVNAVGIIGFIGLFAPLLAKMLGARRLLSRLLLASLIGALLLWLSDQVILWLARVWMEISTGSVTALIGAPLLLWLLPRLRSISAPVMHGGDKILAERQHVLWFALGGLAMLLLAIVAALAFGRDAQGWHWASGTLLEQLMPWRWPRILAALFAGMMLAVAGCIIQRLTGNPMASPEVLGISSGAAFGVVVMLFFVPGNAFGWLLPAGSLGAAATLLIILIAAGRGGFSPHRMLLAGMALSTAFTMLLMMLQASGDPRMAQILTWISGSTYSATPELVVRSGVVMLILLALAPLCRRWLTILPLGGEAARAVGMALTPSRIGLLLLAACLTAAATLTIGPLSFVGLMAPHIARMMGFRRTMPHMVISGLIGGVLLVFADWCGRMMMFPYQVPAGLLSTFIGAPYFIYLLRKQSR, from the coding sequence GTGAGATCGCGAATATCTCCTTTGGCGGCCTCATTGCTGCTGATTCTCTTTTTCGCCGCTTTTGCGCTGACGCTTATCAACCTCAACGTGGCGCTGCCGCGCAGCGAGTGGGGGCAGGCGCTGTGGCAGCCGAATATCGATAATATCGCCCAGATGCTGTTCCACTACAGTCTGTTACCGCGGCTGGCGATATCGCTGCTGGTCGGCGCCGGATTGGGGCTGGTGGGCGTGCTGTTCCAGCAGGTGCTGCGTAACCCGCTGGCGGAGCCGACGACGCTAGGCGTGGCGACTGGAGCGCAGTTAGGCATGACGGTCACCACGCTGTGGGCGATCCCTGGCGTGCTGGCGTCGCAGTTCGCCGCGCTGGCCGGGGCCTGTCTTGTCGGCGCGCTGGTATTTGGCGTCTCCTGGGGTAAACGCCTCTCGCCGGTGACGTTGATTCTGGCTGGGCTGGTGGTAAGCCTGTACTGCGGGGCGCTTAATCAACTGATGGCGATCTTCCATCACGATCAGCTGCAAAGTATGTTCCTGTGGAGTACCGGAACCCTGACCCAGACCGACTGGAGCGTGGCGCAGCGACTGTGGCCGCAGCTGCTGGGCGGAGCCATTTTAACGCTGCTGCTGCTGCGTCCGCTGACCCTGATGGGGCTGGACGACGGCGTGGCGCGCAACCTCGGGCTGGCGCTCTCGCTGGCGCGGCTGGGCGCGTTGACCCTGGCGATTGTCATTAGCGCCTTGCTGGTGAATGCGGTGGGGATTATTGGTTTTATCGGCCTGTTCGCGCCGCTGCTGGCGAAGATGCTGGGCGCTCGCCGCTTGTTATCGCGCCTGCTGCTGGCGTCGCTGATTGGCGCGCTGCTGCTGTGGCTCTCCGATCAGGTTATCCTCTGGCTGGCCCGGGTGTGGATGGAAATCTCCACCGGTTCGGTGACCGCGCTGATTGGCGCGCCGCTGCTGCTCTGGCTGCTGCCGCGTCTGCGCAGTATTAGCGCGCCGGTGATGCACGGCGGCGATAAGATTCTGGCGGAACGGCAACATGTGCTGTGGTTCGCGCTGGGCGGGCTGGCGATGCTGCTGCTGGCTATTGTCGCTGCGCTGGCTTTCGGCCGCGATGCGCAGGGTTGGCACTGGGCCAGCGGTACGCTACTTGAGCAACTGATGCCCTGGCGCTGGCCGCGCATTCTGGCGGCGCTGTTCGCCGGTATGATGCTGGCGGTGGCAGGCTGCATTATTCAACGGTTAACCGGCAACCCGATGGCCAGCCCGGAAGTGCTCGGCATCAGCTCAGGTGCGGCGTTTGGTGTGGTGGTGATGCTGTTCTTTGTGCCGGGAAATGCCTTTGGCTGGCTGCTGCCAGCCGGCAGCCTTGGGGCCGCGGCGACGCTGCTGATCATCCTGATTGCCGCCGGACGCGGCGGGTTCTCACCGCATCGCATGCTGCTGGCGGGAATGGCGCTGAGCACGGCGTTTACCATGCTGCTGATGATGCTGCAGGCCAGCGGCGATCCGCGAATGGCGCAGATCCTGACGTGGATCTCCGGCTCCACCTATAGCGCGACGCCGGAGCTGGTGGTGCGCAGCGGCGTGGTAATGCTGATCCTGCTGGCGTTGGCCCCGCTTTGTCGCCGCTGGCTGACGATTCTACCGCTGGGCGGCGAGGCGGCGAGGGCGGTCGGGATGGCGCTGACGCCGTCACGCATTGGGCTACTGCTGCTGGCGGCATGTCTGACCGCGGCCGCGACGCTAACGATTGGACCGCTGAGCTTTGTAGGCCTGATGGCGCCGCATATTGCCCGTATGATGGGGTTCCGGCGGACCATGCCGCATATGGTGATCTCCGGGCTGATTGGTGGGGTGCTGCTGGTATTCGCCGACTGGTGCGGCAGAATGATGATGTTTCCGTACCAGGTCCCGGCCGGATTGCTGTCGACCTTTATCGGCGCGCCGTACTTTATCTATCTGTTAAGAAAGCAGAGCCGGTAG